The following are from one region of the Populus trichocarpa isolate Nisqually-1 chromosome 8, P.trichocarpa_v4.1, whole genome shotgun sequence genome:
- the LOC7486875 gene encoding nuclear pore complex protein NUP1, with product MAAAAGRESNERLYEDRGGYGKFRKRPFRRSTQTTPYDRPSTAIRNPGGISNGWLSKLVDPAQRLIASSAHRLFASVFRKRLPAPPVVTPRSQPPETERETDVNPGALDKPKGMSSTDCLEVHREAINASSGLINSFDRGGVTELELILKQKTFTRSEIDRLTALLQSRTADFPTGNEEKKPEVISSRAMVSEGKKELLTVPVTNGFESRINSTPIVCSSVVNEDVASPTELAKAYMGSRPSKVSPSMLESRCQPFRDNSTALINHTFTPKSPMMSLTPRSSGCPGVPENYFVTPRSRGRSAIYNMARTPYSRVHASTRLQGAGTSSDAFAGPSFSSQNALESSRFSGSKQGALKRRSSVLDNDIGSVGPIRRIRQKSNLLPTSGTLSIRGAGIGSNAAQKLPSTEKPVLVGEPSKDNGDNNVYGTTFTPVPSKSSEMASKILHQLDVLVSSREKSPAKLSPSMLRGPALRSLENVDSSKFVEIDNDTNKLALKHDTLLPDARESVSQKQDKIEEKGPSKPIAPCGKSALAGNGMDTTSLLKNDLAGVKTSAFPVMSTFAQAPVQKKRAFQMSAQEDFLELDDDDYSNGTASGMLAEGREKVDTKLVEKKTIVAEAVVVEKSPVQSEVNSPSSYTLNKKNAGIDGSVVVEKSIGFISPAAPLPTITDKQAAVNKLESISDEVALPKYSNALPQIFSTAEKVALPKEPNGTSQFFHFSNRTGDKAAPLTLTSVMSDPSGQKLGVSSDAGPKGFSFTPIATGATELVTRDPGLDKGDDKDSLKIGNSFRTAENVPSTSISSNGSLFSFGITSNSSSLNNGFLASTTPSSFSSPSLPLFSSNLTGQKSSSIPSNSVASSSTNATTTAFTAASTNGNSNFSVSASASEPTLTAASIFKFGTVSSNSVLTVPSITTETTEVKTKETSFSASSGTSSAMTSTTGSIFGGTSAITNAGNNIFGDTTAVTGKENSVFGGTSPAVTSTESSVLNATSAVMSTGSGPFNFNAGSTTSAATNQSQGFNPFNAGTTQVSAAGTGLATSTQSMPMQFSSPASTASSAFSSGSSTFGYVNTAFSSGSSTFGSSTSKLLSSGTTFGLNSSTSESSSVSSMASPASAVFGSNWQAPKSTGFSSTPSSSSSTLFAFGATSNTGTSSAPMVFGSTSSVSSAPPFPFSSPASATPSQSVFGAPNPSFGFGSSSGNNDQMSMEDSMAEDTVQATAPSVSVFSQQPTAPGSIFGFSAPSGGNQFGSTGPPGANPFQFGSQPNLAAPQNPSFQASGSLEFNAGGSFSLGTGGGDKSHRKFVRVKKTQRKR from the exons ATGGCGGCGGCGGCTGGTCGGGAAAGTAACGAGAGGCTGTATGAAGACCGAGGAGGCTACGGGAAGTTTCGAAAACGGCCGTTTCGAAGGAGTACGCAGACGACGCCGTATGATCGTCCTTCGACGGCAATTCGAAACCCTGGCGGGATTAGTAATGGTTGGTTGTCGAAATTAGTGGATCCGGCTCAGAGACTCATTGCTTCTAGCGCACACAGGCTTTTCGCCTCTGTCTTTCGAAAACGGCTACCTGCGCCGCCGGTGGTAACTCCTCGGTCGCAGCCTCCGGAGACGGAGCGGGAGACAG ACGTGAACCCGGGAGCATTGGATAAGCCAAAGGGAATGTCTTCCACA GATTGTCTTGAAGTGCATAGAGAAGCCATCAATGCAAGCAGTGGTCTGATTAATAGTTTCGATAGAGGTGGGGTCACTGAACTCGAATTAATTCTAAAGCAGAAGACCTTTACCAG GTCTGAGATTGATCGATTGACAGCTCTGCTGCAATCCAGGACTGCTGATTTTCCAACTGGTAATGAAGAGAAAAAACCTGAAGTGATTTCTTCAAGAGCCATGGTCTCTGAAGGCAAAAAGGAGTTATTGACTGTTCCCGTTACTAATGGGTTTGAGAGCCGCATTAATTCAACACCTATTGTCTGCTCAAGT GTCGTCAATGAGGATGTTGCTTCACCTACAGAGCTTGCAAAAGCTTACATGGGTAGTAGGCCTTCAAAAGTATCACCATCAATGCTAGAATCACGCTGCCAGCCATTTCGGGATAATTCAACAGCTCTGATCAACCATACATTCACTCCAAAATCACCAATGATGTCACTCACGCCACGTTCTTCTGGCTGTCCTGGGGTTCCTGAGAATTATTTTGTGACACCAAGGTCTCGAGGCAGATCTGCTATATACAATATGGCTCGAACACCATACTCCAGAGTTCATGCATCTACTCGCCTCCAG GGTGCCGGAACATCAAGTGATGCTTTCGCTGGACCTTCATTTTCATCTCAGAATGCATTGGAGAGCAGCAGATTTTCTGGATCTAAACAAGGG gCTTTAAAACGGAGGAGTTCTGTCCTGGATAATGATATAGGATCTGTTGGTCCCATACGTAGAATTCGTCAGAAATCAAACCTTCTGCCTACCTCTGGAACCCTTTCTATTCGCGGAGCTGGTATCGGCTCTAATGCTGCTCAAAAACTACCCTCAACAGAGAAGCCAGTTTTAGTGGGTGAACCATCAAAGGATAATGGGGATAACAATGTCTATGGTACTACTTTTACCCCTGTTCCCTCCAAGTCAAGTGAGATGGCATCAAAGATATTGCATCAGCTGGATGTGTTGGTCTCATCAAGGGAGAAGTCTCCTGCCAAGTTGTCACCATCCATGCTACGGGGACCAGCTCTTAGAAGCCTGGAGAATGTAGATTCTTCAAAGTTTGTAGAAATTGATAATGATACTAACAAGTTAGCCTTGAAACATGATACCTTGTTACCTGATGCAAGAGAGTCTGTGTCACAAAAGCaagacaaaattgaagaaaagggTCCTAGCAAACCCATTGCTCCATGTGGCAAGTCAGCCTTGGCAGGAAATGGTATGGATACCACAAGTTTATTGAAGAATGATTTGGCTGGGGTCAAAACATCAGCTTTTCCTGTGATGAGCACCTTTGCTCAGGCTCCTGTACAAAAGAAAAGGGCTTTCCAGATGAGCGCACAAGAG GATTTTCTGGAGCTTGATGATGATGACTACTCTAATGGGACTGCATCTGGTATGTTGGCTGAAGGGAGAGAAAAGGTGGATACCAAATTGGTAGAAAAGAAGACCATTGTTGCTGAGGCTGTTGTAGTGGAGAAGTCTCCGGTCCAATCTGAAGTCAACTCCCCATCAAGTTAtacattgaacaaaaaaaatgcagGGATTGATGGGTCTGTGGTTGTGGAAAAGAGCATTGGCTTTATTTCCCCAGCAGCACCTCTGCCTACCATTACTGATAAGCAGGCTGCGGTAAACAAGTTAGAATCAATATCTGATGAAGTTGCCCTACCAAAGTATTCGAATGCTTTGCCCCAAATATTTAGCACCGCTGAGAAGGTTGCTTTGCCAAAGGAACCAAATGGCACCTCTCAATTTTTCCATTTTAGCAATAGAACTGGTGATAAAGCTGCACCACTCACACTTACCTCAGTCATGAGTGACCCATCTGGCCAAAAGTTGGGTGTATCATCTGATGCTGGACCAAAGGGTTTCAG CTTTACACCTATTGCTACTGGTGCTACTGAGTTGGTGACAAGAGATCCTGGATTAGATAAAGGTGATGATAAGGACAGTTTGAAGATCGGAAACTCATTCAGGACAGCTGAAAATGTGCCTTCTacatcaatttcatcaaatggaAGCCTATTCTCATTTGGCATCACCTCCAATAGTTCAAGTCTAAATAATGGATTTCTTGCTTCTACTACCCCATCTTCATTTTCCTCTCCCAGTCTGCCTCTATTTTCCAGTAACTTAACTGGTCAAAAATCATCTAGCATCCCTTCCAACAGTGTTGCTAGCAGCAGTACTAATGCCACTACCACTGCTTTCACAGCTGCAAGCACTAATGGGAATAGCAACTTCTCTGTTTCAGCATCGGCATCAGAACCTACCTTGACAGCTgcatctatttttaaatttgggaCTGTCTCATCAAATTCAGTCTTAACAGTACCATCAATTACTACTGAAACAACAGAAGTCAAGACCAAAGAAACAAGTTTTAGTGCTTCTAGTGGCACATCCTCTGCAATGACAAGCACAACTGGCAGCATTTTTGGTGGTACTTCTGCAATCACGAATGCAggcaataatatttttggtgATACCACTGCAGTTACTGGCAaagaaaatagtgtttttgGTGGTACATCCCCTGCAGTTACAAGTACAGAAAGTAGTGTTTTGAATGCCACATCTGCAGTTATGAGCACAGGAAGTGGTCCTTTTAACTTCAATGCTGGGAGCACAACTTCAGCTGCTACTAATCAATCTCAGGGTTTTAATCCTTTTAATGCTGGCACTACTCAGGTTTCTGCTGCTGGAACTGGTTTGGCAACTTCAACACAGAGTATGCCGATGCAATTTAGTTCACCTGCATCAACTGCGAGTTCAGCCTTCTCTTCTGGCAGTTCCACATTTGGTTATGTGAATACAGCCTTCTCTTCTGGCAGTTCCACATTTGGTTCCTCTACATCTAAATTGTTAAGTTCTGGTACTACGTTTGGACTTAACTCTTCCACTTCCGAGTCCAGCTCTGTTAGCTCCATGGCGAGCCCCGCATCTGCTGTATTTGGTTCCAACTGGCAGGCACCGAAATCTACTGGATTTAGTTCCACACCATCCTCTTCTTCCTCAACGTTGTTTGCCTTCGGAGCAACTTCTAATACTGGTACGAGCAGTGCACCCATGGTGTTTGGATCAACCTCTAGTGTCTCATCTGCTCCCCCTTTCCCCTTCAGTTCACCTGCATCTGCTACTCCATCACAGTCTGTGTTCGGTGCCCCAAATCCTAGCTTCGGATTTGGTTCTTCATCTGGTAATAATGACCAAATGAGCATGGAGGACAGCATGGCAGAGGACACAGTTCAGGCAACCGCGCCTTCAGTTTCTGTATTTAGCCAACAACCAACTGCACCTGGCtcaatttttggtttttcagcTCCATCGGGTGGGAATCAGTTTGGTTCTACAGGTCCACCAGGTGCAAATCCCTTTCAATTTGGAAGCCAACCAAATCTTGCTGCTCCGCAGAACCCATCTTTTCAAGCTTCAGGTAGTCTAGAGTTTAATGCTGGAGGAAGCTTCTCATTGGGAACAGGTGGCGGTGACAAGTCCCATAGAAAATTTGTCAGAGTCAAAAAAACACAGCGCAAGCGGTAA
- the LOC7490877 gene encoding calcium-dependent protein kinase 1, which yields MGNTCVGPSISKNGFFQSVSAAMWRTRSPDDSISQTNGESVHELEAVSRESEPPLPVQSKPPEQMTIPKPEAPEKSEKSDEPAKPKKPPQVKRVSSAGLRTESVLKTKAGNLKEFFSLGKKLGQGQFGTTFLCVEKATKKEFACKSIAKRKLLTDEDVEDVRREISIMHHLAGHPNVISIKGAYEDAVAVHVVMEICAGGELFDRIIKRGHYTERKAAELTRTIVGVVEACHSLGVMHRDLKPENFLFVNQKEDSLLKTIDFGLSIFFKPGERFHDVVGSPYYVAPEVLKKRYGPEADVWSAGVIIYILLSGVPPFWAETEQEIFEQVLHGDLDFSSDPWPSISESAKDLVRRMLVRDPRRRLTAHEVLCHPWVHEDGVAPDKPLDSAVLSRLKQFSAMNKLKKMALRIIAETLSEEEIAGLKEMFKMIDSDGSGQITFEELKAGLKRVGANLKESEIYDLMQAADVDNSGTIDYGEFIAATLHLNKIERQDHLFAAFSYFDKDGSGYITPDELQQACEEFGIGDVRLEEMIKEVDQDNDGRIDYNEFVAMMQKGNVAGPARKGLEHSFSINFREALKL from the exons ATGGGTAATACTTGTGTAGGACCGAGCATTTCCAAGAATGGTTTTTTCCAATCTGTATCCGCTGCAATGTGGCGGACTCGATCGCCAGATGATTCAATTTCTCAGACTAATGGAGAGTCTGTCCATGAACTTGAGGCAGTATCTAGAGAATCTGAACCGCCTTTGCCAGTTCAGAGCAAACCCCCGGAACAGATGACCATCCCAAAACCCGAAGCACCAGAGAAATCGGAAAAATCAGATGAGCCTGCAAAGCCTAAGAagccccctcaagtgaaaaggGTGTCTAGTGCTGGGCTTAGAACTGAATctgttttaaaaactaaagcTGGTAATCTGAAAGAGTTCTTTAGTTTGGGAAAGAAACTAGGACAAGGTCAATTTGGGACAACATTTCTATGCGTGGAGAAAGCGACAAAGAAAGAATTTGCATGCAAATCGATTGCTAAGAGGAAGTTGTTAACTGATGAGGATGTTGAGGATGTAAGAAGGGAAATCTCGATAATGCACCATTTGGCTGGCCACCCAAATGTTATATCTATTAAAGGGGCTTATGAGGATGCTGTGGCAGTTCATGTTGTTATGGAGATTTGTGCTGGTGGTGAGCTCTTTGATAGGATTATTAAGCGCGGGCATTATACCGAAAGAAAGGCAGCTGAGCTTACTCGAACTATAGTTGGAGTGGTTGAAGCTTGTCATTCACTGGGTGTGATGCATCGAGACCTTAAACCTGAGAATTTTCTGTTTGTTAACCAAAAAGAGGACTCACTTCTAAAAACAATTGACTTCGGTTTGTCAATATTCTTCAAGCCAG GAGAGAGATTTCACGATGTGGTTGGGAGTCCGTACTATGTTGCTCCTGAGGTTCTGAAAAAGCGTTATGGTCCTGAAGCAGATGTTTGGAGTGCCGGAGTCATCATTTACATTTTGTTAAGTGGAGTTCCTCCCTTTTGGGCTG AGACCGAGCAGGAGATATTTGAACAGGTCCTGCATGGTGATCTTGACTTTTCATCAGACCCTTGGCCTAGTATCTCTGAAAGTGCCAAGGATTTAGTGAGGAGAATGCTTGTTCGAGACCCCAGAAGGCGTTTAACGGCACATGAAGTTCTGT GCCATCCTTGGGTGCATGAAGATGGTGTAGCTCCTGACAAGCCTCTGGATTCAGCTGTATTGAGTCGTCTGAAGCAGTTCTCTGCTATGAATAAGCTAAAGAAAATGGCTCTTAGA ATCATTGCAGAGACCCTATCTGAAGAAGAAATAGCTGGCCTAAAGGAGATGTTCAAGATGATAGACTCTGATGGCAGTGGTCAAATCACTTTTGAAGAACTCAAGGCTGGATTGAAAAGAGTTGGAGCTAATCTTAAGGAATCTGAAATTTATGATCTGATGCAAGCA GCTGATGTAGACAATAGTGGCACAATTGATTATGGAGAGTTCATTGCTGCCACGCTTCATCTAAACAAAATTGAGAGACAGGATCATCTATTTGCAGCTTTCTCATACTTTGATAAGGATGGAAGTGGCTACATTACTCCCGATGAGCTTCAGCAAGCTTGTGAGGAGTTTGGAATAGGGGATGTTCGCTTGGAAGAAATGATCAAAGAAGTTGATCAGGACAAT GATGGACGCATAGATTACAACGAATTTGTGGCCATGATGCAAAAGGGAAATGTAGCAGGTCCAGCAAGGAAGGGCCTGGAGCATAGTTTCAGCATTAATTTTAGAGAAGCTCTCAAACTTTAG